The Nitrogeniibacter aestuarii genome has a window encoding:
- the lptB gene encoding LPS export ABC transporter ATP-binding protein, with amino-acid sequence MSLLRVTGLQKKYKSRTVVHDVSFEVGSGEVVGLLGPNGAGKTTCFYMIVGLVAADGGQITLDEADVTHLPIHARAKLGLSYLPQEMSVFRKLTVEENILAVLELQGLPRTAQHEKLEELLEELGIAHLRDSTAISLSGGERRRCEIARALATSPRLILLDEPFAGVDPIAVLDIQKIIRFLKDRGIGVLITDHNVRETLGICERAFIINSGEVLASGTPSDIVQNDQVRQVYLGEHFRL; translated from the coding sequence ATGAGCCTGCTTAGGGTCACCGGACTACAGAAGAAGTACAAGTCACGCACCGTGGTGCACGACGTCTCGTTCGAGGTCGGCAGCGGTGAAGTGGTGGGTTTGCTCGGCCCCAACGGCGCGGGCAAGACCACGTGTTTCTACATGATCGTGGGGCTTGTCGCCGCCGACGGCGGACAGATCACCCTCGACGAAGCCGACGTGACCCATCTGCCCATCCATGCGCGCGCGAAGCTTGGCCTGTCTTACCTGCCTCAGGAAATGAGCGTATTTCGCAAGCTCACGGTCGAGGAGAACATCCTTGCGGTGCTGGAGCTTCAGGGCCTGCCCAGGACAGCCCAGCATGAAAAGCTCGAAGAACTGCTCGAAGAACTCGGGATTGCCCACCTGCGCGACAGCACGGCCATCTCGCTTTCCGGGGGTGAGCGGCGCCGATGCGAGATCGCGCGGGCCCTGGCCACGTCGCCACGGCTGATCCTGCTCGACGAGCCGTTTGCCGGCGTTGACCCCATCGCGGTGCTCGATATCCAGAAGATCATTCGCTTCCTGAAGGACCGTGGCATCGGTGTGTTGATCACCGATCACAACGTGCGCGAAACCCTCGGCATCTGCGAGCGCGCATTCATCATCAACTCGGGTGAAGTGCTTGCCAGTGGCACACCATCCGATATCGTGCAAAATGACCAGGTACGTCAGGTCTATCTCGGCGAACATTTCAGACTCTGA